From a single Botrytis cinerea B05.10 chromosome 4, complete sequence genomic region:
- the Bckti11 gene encoding Bckti11 produces MAENIYDEIEIEDMTYDPVLQIYHYPCPCGDRFEIGIADLRDGEDIGVCPSCSLMIKVIFEVDDLPKPEGDQGGSQVTIAT; encoded by the exons atggCCGAAAATATTTACGACGAAATCGAGATCGAAGACATGACTTATGATCCAGTCCTACAAATCTATCATTATCCATGTCCATGTGGCGATCGATTTGAAATCGGTATTGCTGATTTGAGAGATGGCGAAGACATTGGAGTCTGCCCAAGTTGTAGTTTGATGATCAAAGTCATTTTTGAAGTG GATGATTTACCAAAGCCGGAAGGAGATCAAGGAGGTTCTCAGGTGACGATTGCGACTTGA
- the Bccdc60 gene encoding Bccdc60, with protein MAAVEATAKALENATISKTKELKGTEKRDKLIAIERKYQAQWEKDGVFQPDAPSTSDIPLHSVSAAELREQHPKFFGTMAYPYMNGTLHAGHSFTVSKIEFTAGFARMQGKKTLFPMGFHLTGLPIKAAADKLVKEIKLFGKNFENYKEEEVSEEKTNTPTPTTHHEDVTKFTAKKGKAAAKVVKMKYQFQIMGALGIPLEDIHQFADPHYWGAYFSPLCKRDLTNFGARIDWRRSFVTTDANPYYDAFVRWQMNRLKELKKVKFGKRYTIYSPKDGQPCMDHDRSDGEGVGPQDYLAMKLKVLEWSSEAEAAIKDKVPADADVFFVPATLRPETMYGQNCCFVGPKITYGVFKVSEKEYFVITDRAARNMSYQDIFSENGKVDKVAEIVGSACVGTLVKAPLSVHKDGIRILPMESVLPTKGTGVVTCVPSDSPDDYATIMDLAKKAEYYGIKKEWAELEIISVINTPSFGDMCAPFLVKKLKIASPKDKTKLEEAKELAYKEGYYQGTMTFGEFKGEKVEVAKPKVRKQIIDAGEGFAYSEPERKVTSRSGDDCCVALMDQWYLDYGEDSWRKEALAHLDSGLNTYSQETKNGFEGVLNWLNQWACARTYGLGSKLPWDPHFLVESLSDSTIYMAYYTIAHYLHNDIFGKTQGLAGIKAEQMTDEIWDYVFARRDLSDEILNESKIPKETLESMRREFEYWYPLDLRVSGKDLIPNHLTFFLYIHIAIFPPDYWPKGVRANGHLLLNGEKMSKSTGNFMTLFDMINKYGADASRIALADAGDGVADANFEEDVADNNVLRLYTLREWCEDMVKDQDNLRTGEKNDFLDALFENEMNSIVHECRQHYEATDYKLALKLALYDFTGARDFYREASIAAGIKMHKDLIFQYIELQALLLAVIAPHWSEYLWLEVLHKPNTIQNALYPNVPAPIPALSAARDYVRSTSSNITSAEAAQQKKKAKGKDIGYDLKKPKKLTIFSAAKFPVWQQKYIDLVRESWNPETKTANDKELNGKIAKMGEMKKAMPFVQVLKRRLQSGEAPEQVFERKLAFDEKTTLKNMVPGLKKAAGLSVIELVIVDGEEGGKKGVVVSVEGGEEKEYGTLPNMAEQAIPGGPTFLFENVEI; from the exons ATGGCAGCTGTTGAAGCCACTGCGAAGGCTTTGGAGAATGCCACAATCTCCAAAACCAAGGAGTTGAAAGGT ACTGAGAAGAGAGACAAACTTATTGCAATCGAGAGAAAGTACCAAGCACAATGGGAAAAGGATGGTGTTTTTCAACCAGATGCTCCTTCAACATCCGACATTCCCCTTCACTCTGTCTCCGCTGCAGAGTTGCGCGAACAACACCCTAAATTCTTTGGCACCATGGCATATCCTTACATGAACGGCACTCTTCATGCTGGTCATAGTTTTACCGTCAGTAAGATCGAGTTTACTGCAGGCTTTGCACGTATGCAGGGAAAGAAAACTCTGTTCCCTATGGGTTTCCATTTGACAGGTTTACCTATCAAAGCAGCCGCCGACAAGCTTGTGAAGGAGATCAAGCTTTTCGGAAAGAACTTCGAAAACtacaaggaagaagaggtttCGGAAGAGAAGACAAATACCCCTACACCAACTACCCATCACGAAGATGTCACTAAATTCACCGCGAAAAAAGGAAAGGCTGCCGCAAAGGTTGTTAAGATGAAGTATCAATTCCAGATCATGGGGGCATTAGGCATTCCATTGGAAGATATCCATCAATTCGCAGACCCACATTACTGGGGTGCCTACTTTTCGCCTCTTTGTAAACGAGACCTTACAAATTTTGGAGCACGTATTGATTGGAGGAGATCGTTCGTTACAACTGATGCCAACCCATATTACGATGCTTTCGTTCGATGGCAGATGAATCGCCTCAAGGAGCTTAAGAAAGTTAAGTTCGGAAAGAGATACACAATCTACTCACCAAAGGATGGACAACCATGCATGGACCACGATCGAAGTGACGGAGAGGGAGTTGGCCCACAAGATTACTTGGCTATGAAGTTGAAGGTCTTGGAATGGTCGTCAGAGGCTGAAGCTGCTATCAAAGATAAAGTCCCAGCGGATGCAGATGTTTTCTTCGTACCCGCTACTCTTAGACCAGAGACGATGTATGGTCAGAACTGTTGCTTTGTCGGACCTAAGATTACATATGGTGTTTTCAAAGTTTCAGAAAAGGAATACTTCGTAATCACCGATCGCGCGGCAAGAAACATGTCATATCAGGATATTTTCTCCGAAAATGGTAAAGTCGACAAGGTTGCAGAGATTGTTGGTTCTGCATGTGTTGGAACCTTAGTTAAAGCTCCCCTCTCTGTACACAAAGATGGTATCAGGATACTTCCTATGGAGTCGGTCCTTCCTACCAAAGGTACCGGAGTTGTCACCTGTGTACCATCTGATAGTCCAGACGATTATGCGACTATTATGGATCTCGCGAAGAAGGCGGAGTATTATGGTATCAAAAAAGAATGGGcagaattagaaattattTCTGTCATCAATACTCCGTCATTTGGAGATATGTGCGCTCCATTCTTGGTGAAGAAGCTCAAGATTGCCTCGCCAAAAGACAAGACAAAATTGGAAGAGGCAAAAGAGCTTGCTTACAAGGAGGGTTACTATCAAGGTACCATGACATTTGGAGAGTTCAAGGGAGAGAAGGTCGAAGTTGCCAAGCCTAAGGTCAGGAAGCAAATCATCGACGCTGGTGAGGGCTTTGCATATTCAGAACCCGAGCGAAAGGTCACCAGTCGATCTGGAGATGATTGCTGTGTTGCATTAATGGACCAATGGTACCTTGATTATGGAGAGGACTCCTGGAGAAAGGAAGCCCTTGCACATCTCGATTCTGGTTTGAACACTTACTCGCAAGAGACCAAAAATGGATTTGAAGGTGTCCTCAACTGGCTCAATCAATGGGCTTGTGCCAGAACTTATGGTCTTGGATCGAAACTTCCCTGGGATCCTCATTTCTTGGTTGAAAGTTTGAGCGACAGTACCATTTATATGGCATACTACACCATTGCTCACTATCTTCACAACGATATCTTCGGTAAGACTCAAGGTCTTGCTGGAATCAAAGCAGAGCAGATGACAGACGAGATTTGGGATTACGTCTTTGCTCGTCGGGATCTCAGCGATGAAATTTTGAACGAGAGCAAGATTCCAAAGGAGACTCTCGAGTCTATGAGAAGAGAATTCGAGTACTGGTATCCACTTGACCTTAGAGTTTCAGGAAAGGATCTTATTCCTAACCATCTCACTTTCTTCCTTTACATTCATATTGCTATATTCCCTCCAGACTACTGGCCAAAGGGTGTCCGTGCCAATGGCCACTTGCTCTTGAACGGAGAGAAAATGAGTAAATCTACTGGAAACTTTATGACACTGTTTGACATGATCAACAAATATGGTGCAGATGCCAGTCGTATCGCCTTAGCTGACGCAGGAGATGGAGTAGCAGATGCTAATTTTGAGGAAGACGTTGCTGATAACAATGTTCTTCGTCTCTACACCCTTAGAGAATGGTGTGAGGATATGGTCAAGGATCAGGATAACCTCCGTACTGGAGAGAAGAACGATTTCCTCGATGCACTCTTTGAGAACGAGATGAATTCTATTGTTCACGAATGTCGTCAACATTACGAAGCAACCGACTACAAACTTGCTCTTAAATTGGCTCTCTATGACTTCACAGGCGCTCGTGACTTCTATCGTGAAGCCAGCATCGCTGCCGGAATCAAGATGCATAAAGATCTgatctttcaatatatcgagcttcaagctcttcttctCGCTGTCATTGCGCCTCATTGGTCTGAATATCTCTGGCTTGAGGTCCTCCACAAGCCCAATACCATTCAAAACGCCCTTTACCCCAACGTTCCAGCTCCAATTCCAGCTCTCAGTGCTGCTCGCGATTACGTTCGCTCTACATCCTCGAACATCACTTCTGCAGAAGCCGctcaacaaaagaagaaagcaaaagGAAAGGACATCGGATACGATCTCAAGAAACCCAAGAAGCTTACCATTTTCTCTGCCGCTAAATTCCCTGTTTGGCAACAAAAGTATATCGACCTTGTTCGCGAGTCTTGGAACCCAGAGACGAAGACTGCTAACGACAAGGAACTGAATGGAAAGATTGCTAAGATGGGCGAAATGAAGAAAGCCATGCCTTTTGTACAAGTtttgaagaggagattgCAAAGTGGTGAGGCCCCAGAGCAAGTGTTTGAGAGAAAGCTGGCCTTCGATGAGAAAACAACACTCAAGAACATGGTGCCTGGCCTTAAGAAAGCGGCTGGACTGTCAGTGATAGAGTTAGTCATTGTAGATGGCGAGGAGGGCGGAAAGAAGGGCGTTGTCGTCTCAGTTGAGGGTGGTGAAGAAAAGGAGTATGGTACTTTGCCAAACATGGCCGAGCAAGCGATTCCTGGCGGACCAACCTTTTTATTTGAGAATGTTGAGATTTAA
- the Bcyfh1 gene encoding Bcyfh1 — MPRTFIAKILRSAPRQCGTSRNFLSRGRAFPTVRSSVVYQTFRPITTSNKVGKGLSPESENPKPKILESNPEPKQAAELSQEQYNDLSDKYMDMMVEKLEELQEEREDVDVEYSAGVLTLSFPPIGTYVINKQPPNKQIWLSSPTSGPKRYDFVITSEGQDSKEGTGSGEWIYLRDGSSLNELLLNEVGVDLSSSYTPDIQGDE, encoded by the exons ATGCCTCGTACATTCATTGCAAAGATCCTTCGCAGTGCGCCCCGCCAATGTGGCACCTCTCGAAATTTCCTTTCACGCGGTCGAGCATTTCCAACCGTTCGATCAAGTGTTGTGTATCAAACCTTCCGCCCTATCACAACTTCGAACAAAGTAGGCAAAGGTCTGTCTCCGGAATCCGAGAACCCTAAACCTAAGATACTGGAAAGCAATCCAGAACCAAAACAAGCTGCTGAGCTCAGTCAAGAACAATACAATGACTTATCGGATAAGTACATGGACATGATGGTTGAGAAGTTGGAGGAGTTacaagaggagagggaagacGTTGATGTCGAATACAGC GCTGGAGTTCTTACACTCTCATTTCCACCCATCGGCACCTATGTCATCAACAAGCAGCCaccaaataaacaaatttgGCTTTCTTCTCCCACATCCGGGCCAAAGCGCTACGATTTCGTGATTACGAGCGAGGGTCAAGATTCGAAAGAGGGCACAGGATCAGGAGAGTGGATATACTTGAGAGATGGGTCGTCATTGAATGAACTGCTGTTGAATGAGGTCGGCGTCGACCTATCGAGTTCATACACTCCCGATATTCAAGGAGATGAGTGA
- the Bcaps3 gene encoding Bcaps3, producing MINAVLVFNNAGQPRLTKFYTQLETSVQQRLISEIFTLVSNRPAGSCNFLPLPPLLASSSTSKTDSSPHNDIPSLVTYRHYATLYFIIISTSTESPLALIDLIQVYVEALDRLFENVCELDLIFNFETLHATLSEMIVGGVVIETQLERVVEGVKAQGKVAKRPLNEGRGGALGGMGMGGNFAWATR from the exons ATGATCAACGCAGTTCTTGTCTTCAATAATGCTGGGCAACCGCGCCTTACAAAGTTCTACACACAATTA GAAACATCAGTTCAACAGCGGCTTATTTCAGAGATATTCACACTCGTCTCTAATCGTCCTGCGGGCTCTTGCAATTTCCTTCCGCTTCCGCCCCTTCTcgcctcctcctccacatcCAAAACAGATTCATCTCCTCATAACGATATCCCTTCCCTCGTCACATATCGCCATTATGCGACACTATACTTCATCATTATTTCAACATCCACCGAATCCCCGCTTGCTCTTATTGATCTGATACAAGTATATGTGGAGGCACTCGATCGTTTATTTGAGAACGTTTGCGAACTGGATTTGATCTTCAACTTTGAGACGCTGCATGCAACTTTGAGCGAGATGATCGTGGGCGGTGTTGTCATTGAGACACAGTTGGAGAGAGTTGTGGAAGGGGTAAAGGCACAGGGAAAAGTAGCAAAGAGACCCTTGAATGAAGGGAGGGGCGGGGCATTAGGAGGCATGGGAATGGGCGGGAATTTTGCCTGGGCCACCCGGTGA